atgtaagcaaaatggacattataactggaatatacccaaatgaatatatctatttaattaaattcaaatCAAAACATTGTGAATCGGAACTGAATcgtaaatctgtatcaatactcaATGGACCCTATCTCCAATTGTTTAAAACAGGAAGGACCTTAACAATGTCATTCAAATATTAAAGCTCTTATGGTTGTGGATTTTAATTATTATGATAGACAGGAACCCATTTCATTTCAGTACTGGGAAAATTGATTAAATTAGACAATTCATCTGAGTCAGATCTGTCTAAACCGCGATAAACCTCAGATCCAGCTTATCTTCACACCTGCTGTGGTCTTTCCATTAGTCCAGACCAGGTTCTTGGCTTTAGCCACGACCACGGTGAGGCGTTCTGCAGTTGGCAAATAACTGAGAGACAACAGGATCTCACCAACAGCATCAACGGCCTAAGAAGAACCAGagacaaaaaagacaaatgtgTCAAGTACACTTTTTACAAGGCCACAAAGGGTTTGAAGAGCATCCAGGTGTGGCATGGGACCTTGTTCATGTCCTGCAGGTAGAGCCAGGCATTAAACGGCCGAATGGAAAGATCTAGATCTGACAGTTTAAGTTCAGCAACTCCAGCACTGATGTTTCGCTCATCCGAATCAACGCCAAATGCAGAGAATCGTAGACTGTTCTCCTCTAGACTTACAGAGTCTAATGGAACAGAGAACCGCTCATCAAACACCACAGTGAAGGCATTTCTTTGTACCTATAGTGGAGAACGAGATAGGGTTATCTCTTAACCTCTGTCTCTCTAACCAGCATTTGTGATATGTCTTCATATGGTAATTTAACTTTACATGACTAAATTCGATACCTGTGTGGCTTTTAGGCTGATCTGTTGAGGGATCAGCATGACGGTGATGTAGCATCCAGGGAAGTTCTCCTCCTCCTTCTCCAGCAGGTCTTTACCCTGGTGTAGTGAGACATGCAGAAGTGAGGATTGAGAGTCCAGCTCCAGCGTGATCTCCAGCTGACCCACCGTGAAGTCGTGGCCGAACGTCTGCGCGACGGAAGAGATGGAACACAGAGATTCAGAGGACATGGAACGGTTGAGGGTGCCTCCGCTCGGATCCAGCTCCCGGGTCATGAGCTCCAGCGTTCCAAGTTCTCGAAACCCATCAGGAGTGTCCAGCAACTGGAGACTTGGCTTCCGACTTGCCGATGACGCCCTCCGCTGGTTGGAAGCTGCAACACGCTGCAAAGGACAGAGTAGAAGTcacagattaaagggatagttcacccaaaaattaaaatcccatcatcatttactgtaaaaatgtcaaaacattatCATGCATGTgattctgtgttttttttaaaccttcTGTCTGATCTCTGAGTGGGACGAGCCATATTTCTCCTGCAGATAACGGTAGTTGAAGTTCGGGTAAGGAGAGGGAGTCGGAAAAGTGCCAGACTTATATAATTTCCACAGATTCACTATAACCACACCAAAAAGAACCAAGAAcccaaacacatacaaacacacctcCCAGCCAGGAGGGTCCAGcaccactgacacacacacacacacacacacacacacacacaaacacaaaaacaaaatcagaaaCTCGCTCTTAGAGGGACTCGTGAAAATAATCGTAGGTGTATGTGGGATGCCTGCTCACCGCTCGGATGATATTCTGAAATATCCTGGCCTTGCACAGACATAGTGCCACCTGTAAAACAAAGCACAAGTCATTCTTTACTCTTACAAAAACGTACCATGTTTACCATAGCTTCCGCAAAGTACCATAGTAAAAAATTAAAGTGAAGTAATACGAGCTCTCTGGAACAGCCCCTTACGTAGTTATACTGTAACCATACCAtgttacagtgatggtatcagatggtaataccaacccttttctccccaatttggaatgcccaattcccaatgcactctaagtccttgtggaggcgtagtgactcgtttcaatccgggtggtggaggatgaatctcagctgcctccgcgtctaaggcgcatcttatcacgtggcttgctgagcgtgttaccgcggagacacagtgtgcatggaggcttcatgctactctctgcggcatccatgcacatctcaccacgcatcccactgagagtgagaaccacattatagcgaccacgaggaggttaccccatgtgactctaccctccctagcaactgggccaatttggttgcttaggagacttggctggagtcactcagcacgccctggatttgaactcgcgactccaggtgtggtag
This genomic window from Myxocyprinus asiaticus isolate MX2 ecotype Aquarium Trade chromosome 48, UBuf_Myxa_2, whole genome shotgun sequence contains:
- the LOC127437378 gene encoding synaptotagmin-12-like — encoded protein: MDESLHDLERRKQSPEGGTMSVQGQDISEYHPSVVLDPPGWEVCLYVFGFLVLFGVVIVNLWKLYKSGTFPTPSPYPNFNYRYLQEKYGSSHSEIRQKRVAASNQRRASSASRKPSLQLLDTPDGFRELGTLELMTRELDPSGGTLNRSMSSESLCSISSVAQTFGHDFTVGQLEITLELDSQSSLLHVSLHQGKDLLEKEEENFPGCYITVMLIPQQISLKATQVQRNAFTVVFDERFSVPLDSVSLEENSLRFSAFGVDSDERNISAGVAELKLSDLDLSIRPFNAWLYLQDMNKAVDAVGEILLSLSYLPTAERLTVVVAKAKNLVWTNGKTTADPFVKVYLLQDGRKISKKKTSIKRDDTNPIFNEAMIFSVPAIVLQDLSLRVTVAESTEDGRGENVGHVIIGPEASGMGITHWNQMLATLRKPVSMWHPLRRT